A single Flavobacterium sp. 1 DNA region contains:
- a CDS encoding HAD family hydrolase: MNLKVIAFDADDTLWVNETYFDETEKKFCGLMEDYLSHQGISNELFKIQIGNLKLYGYGIKGYILSMIEAAMNISDNTIRVEVIEKIIKYGKELLEKPIVLLDGVEETLKALHGKYKLVVATKGDLLDQRRKLHKSGLGHYFHHIEVMSDKQETDYSDLIKRLEIKPDEFFMIGNSLKSDVLPVLAIGGYAVHIPFHTTWAHEKIDHKVEHKNFHAFEKITEIMLLLA; the protein is encoded by the coding sequence ATGAACCTAAAAGTAATTGCCTTCGATGCCGACGATACCCTTTGGGTAAACGAAACCTATTTTGATGAAACCGAGAAGAAATTCTGTGGCTTAATGGAAGACTACCTTTCGCATCAGGGAATTTCGAATGAATTATTTAAAATTCAAATTGGCAATCTCAAATTGTACGGCTACGGAATTAAAGGCTATATTCTTTCGATGATAGAAGCGGCAATGAACATTTCGGATAATACGATCCGAGTGGAAGTCATTGAAAAAATAATTAAATATGGAAAAGAGTTACTCGAAAAACCCATTGTATTATTAGATGGAGTTGAAGAAACTTTGAAAGCTTTGCATGGCAAATACAAACTGGTTGTAGCCACCAAAGGCGATTTACTCGATCAGCGCCGTAAATTACACAAATCGGGCTTAGGGCATTATTTTCATCATATCGAAGTGATGTCAGACAAACAGGAAACTGATTATTCGGACTTGATTAAGCGTTTGGAGATTAAGCCCGATGAGTTTTTCATGATTGGCAATTCTTTGAAATCAGATGTATTGCCAGTTTTAGCAATTGGCGGATACGCCGTTCATATACCTTTTCACACTACTTGGGCTCATGAAAAAATTGATCATAAAGTCGAACACAAAAATTTCCACGCATTCGAAAAAATAACCGAAATTATGTTATTATTAGCTTAA
- a CDS encoding OmpA family protein — MKKTILALVFASGLTTLTAQTETEQSKENNNFNRWSIEVGGGFNKPVKPLTNKYFTSSPSPYVIDLGARYMFNNKFGVKADLGYNHFTNKNSSKDFDTNYYRIDVQGVANLSRIMNFEDFTQTFGLLAHAGVGLAQASFDNATSNDLMANIIAGVTAQIKLSNRITLTGDFSTIINTKQSYAFDGYSANGSGTSSGLLLNGTIGLSYSLGRYQKHADWYVQPIVDVNEFVALSKKVADIESTMQDADKDGVPDYLDQEPNTIAGIMVNTKGQSIDVNRNNIPDELESYLQKTYGDNSESTVIAKNNESIKRLINSGYICAYFDYNSTTASNDSTDWINFVLTYLRNNPSATVDVVGHADELGKTAYNDKLSTARANTIKDILVKSKIDASRVNVVSGGEDTSVDKTSDGARKLVRKVTFTIK, encoded by the coding sequence ATGAAAAAAACAATACTTGCATTAGTTTTTGCTTCAGGTTTGACAACTTTGACCGCACAAACAGAGACAGAACAAAGTAAAGAAAACAACAACTTCAACAGATGGTCTATCGAAGTTGGCGGAGGTTTTAACAAACCTGTAAAACCATTGACAAACAAATATTTTACATCTTCACCAAGCCCTTATGTTATTGATCTTGGAGCAAGATATATGTTTAACAATAAATTTGGTGTGAAAGCTGATTTAGGATATAATCACTTTACAAATAAAAACTCTTCTAAAGATTTTGACACTAATTATTATAGAATTGATGTTCAGGGTGTTGCTAACCTTAGCAGAATAATGAACTTTGAAGACTTCACACAAACATTTGGCTTGTTAGCTCATGCTGGAGTTGGATTAGCGCAAGCTAGTTTTGACAATGCAACCTCTAATGATCTAATGGCTAATATTATTGCTGGTGTAACAGCTCAAATTAAATTATCAAACAGAATTACCTTAACAGGAGATTTCTCAACTATTATTAATACAAAACAAAGCTATGCTTTTGACGGATACAGTGCAAATGGATCAGGCACATCCTCAGGACTATTATTAAACGGGACTATTGGTTTATCATATTCTTTAGGCAGATATCAAAAACATGCTGACTGGTATGTACAACCAATTGTTGATGTAAATGAATTTGTTGCATTAAGCAAAAAGGTAGCTGACATAGAAAGCACAATGCAGGATGCTGATAAAGATGGTGTTCCTGATTATCTAGACCAAGAACCTAATACTATTGCTGGAATAATGGTTAACACAAAAGGACAATCTATTGACGTTAACAGAAATAACATTCCTGATGAATTAGAAAGTTATTTACAAAAAACTTATGGAGATAATTCTGAAAGTACAGTTATTGCAAAAAATAATGAATCAATTAAGAGGTTAATTAACTCTGGTTATATTTGTGCATATTTCGATTACAATTCAACTACGGCTTCAAATGATTCAACAGACTGGATTAATTTTGTTCTTACTTACCTAAGAAACAATCCTTCTGCTACAGTTGATGTTGTTGGTCATGCTGATGAATTAGGAAAAACAGCTTACAACGACAAACTATCTACTGCTAGAGCAAACACAATAAAAGATATTTTAGTAAAGTCTAAAATAGACGCATCAAGAGTAAATGTTGTTTCTGGCGGAGAAGACACTTCAGTTGATAAAACATCTGACGGAGCAAGAAAATTAGTTAGAAAAGTTACTTTTACAATAAAATAA
- a CDS encoding chloramphenicol acetyltransferase yields the protein MKKLLDLDSWNRKEHFLFFKQMQEPFFGVTVTIDCTKAYETSKTLNTSFFIYYLHKTLTAVNAFENFKYRIENTHIYVHDRIDGSATISRSDGTFGFSLIEYHPDYSIFEQKAKTEIERIQTTTGLFTREFKDDNVIHFSAIPWLNFTSLSHARNMTFPDSSPKISFGKMIISKKGKRKMPMSIHVHHGLMDAMHVGQMADYFQAIMNL from the coding sequence TTGAAAAAGCTTTTAGACTTAGACAGTTGGAATCGAAAAGAACATTTTCTATTCTTTAAACAAATGCAGGAACCTTTTTTTGGGGTAACCGTAACCATAGATTGTACCAAAGCGTACGAAACATCCAAAACACTCAACACTTCCTTTTTTATTTATTATCTGCACAAAACCTTGACGGCTGTAAATGCTTTTGAAAATTTCAAATATCGTATTGAGAACACCCACATTTACGTTCACGACCGAATCGATGGCTCAGCAACTATAAGCCGCAGTGATGGCACTTTTGGTTTTTCACTGATTGAATACCATCCTGATTATTCTATTTTTGAACAAAAAGCAAAGACCGAAATTGAACGTATACAAACCACCACAGGATTATTTACCAGGGAATTTAAAGATGATAATGTCATTCACTTTTCGGCAATACCATGGCTGAATTTCACCTCGCTTTCGCATGCGCGCAACATGACGTTTCCTGACAGCAGTCCCAAAATTTCCTTTGGTAAAATGATAATTTCCAAAAAAGGAAAAAGAAAAATGCCTATGTCAATACACGTTCATCACGGGTTGATGGACGCCATGCACGTAGGGCAAATGGCAGATTATTTTCAAGCCATAATGAATCTATAA
- a CDS encoding TIGR00730 family Rossman fold protein, with the protein MKRITVFCGSSSGIEEIYTSQAILLGQILAKRNIELVYGGANVGLMGAVADGVLNAGGKAIGVLPNFLRSKEIAHKQLTKLILVDTMHERKTKMNDLCDGVIALPGGFGTLDELFEMLTWGQLGLHKKPIAILNIDGYYDALIVFVQTMADKGLLKEVNQQMLLVSDSIDDLLDKMENYVAPTVGKWIDKENI; encoded by the coding sequence ATGAAACGAATAACCGTATTCTGTGGTTCCAGTTCAGGAATTGAAGAAATCTACACTTCGCAGGCAATTTTGCTTGGACAAATATTAGCCAAACGAAACATTGAATTGGTGTACGGCGGTGCCAATGTTGGGCTTATGGGTGCCGTTGCCGACGGAGTTTTGAACGCAGGCGGAAAAGCAATCGGCGTGCTGCCCAACTTTTTGAGGTCAAAAGAAATCGCCCACAAACAGTTAACCAAATTGATTCTGGTCGATACCATGCACGAACGGAAAACCAAAATGAATGACCTTTGCGACGGCGTAATCGCTCTGCCTGGAGGTTTTGGAACATTGGATGAACTTTTCGAAATGCTCACTTGGGGTCAGCTCGGACTGCATAAAAAACCGATTGCCATTTTGAACATTGATGGTTATTATGATGCATTGATTGTTTTTGTTCAGACAATGGCTGACAAAGGTCTTTTGAAAGAAGTAAACCAACAGATGCTTTTGGTAAGCGATTCTATCGATGATCTTTTGGACAAAATGGAAAACTATGTTGCGCCAACGGTGGGGAAATGGATTGATAAGGAAAATATTTAA
- a CDS encoding VOC family protein, with product MALINPYINFNGNAEEAFTFYKSVFGGEFVKIIRFKDFSSPEFQVSENEANKIMHIALPIGNNTLMANDVPESMGRVNENENRSKISISTESREEADKLFNGLSAGGKIEMPIDDSPWGTYFGMFRDKYGIEWTVEFDTNDN from the coding sequence ATGGCACTTATCAATCCTTACATTAACTTCAATGGCAATGCCGAAGAAGCATTTACATTCTACAAATCTGTATTTGGCGGTGAGTTCGTTAAGATTATTCGTTTTAAAGACTTTTCAAGCCCTGAATTCCAAGTATCAGAAAATGAAGCGAATAAAATAATGCACATTGCTTTGCCAATTGGTAATAACACTTTAATGGCAAATGATGTTCCTGAAAGTATGGGACGTGTAAATGAAAACGAAAATAGATCCAAAATTTCAATCAGTACAGAAAGCAGAGAAGAAGCCGATAAATTATTCAACGGACTTTCAGCAGGAGGAAAAATAGAAATGCCAATTGACGACAGTCCTTGGGGTACATATTTCGGTATGTTTAGAGATAAGTATGGCATTGAATGGACTGTGGAATTTGATACAAATGATAACTGA
- a CDS encoding helix-turn-helix domain-containing protein, translating into MAHPKILVIKETEKEIKNLLKQSIPFIGQRLRVLLILKQNEETGISRREVAKLAGVDPNSVQKWRTLYLNSGIDGLIKHGKTGFKPSVFNAAEHTMLETKLNNPQNGLQGYVELKDWIEKETGKSFNYNTLLYYCIRNFKSSVKVARKSHVKKDEDLGSSFKKTSEESVKKQH; encoded by the coding sequence ATGGCACATCCAAAAATTTTGGTAATTAAGGAAACTGAAAAAGAGATTAAAAATCTACTTAAGCAATCTATTCCATTTATTGGACAACGCTTGAGAGTACTTTTAATTTTGAAGCAAAATGAAGAAACAGGGATTTCTAGACGTGAAGTTGCTAAATTAGCAGGGGTTGACCCAAACAGTGTTCAGAAATGGCGGACATTATACCTCAATTCTGGAATTGATGGTTTGATTAAACATGGAAAAACAGGCTTCAAGCCATCTGTTTTTAATGCTGCTGAACACACGATGTTGGAAACAAAACTCAATAACCCTCAAAATGGGCTTCAAGGTTATGTAGAATTAAAAGATTGGATTGAAAAAGAAACTGGAAAAAGCTTTAATTACAACACCTTGCTTTATTACTGCATCAGAAATTTTAAATCAAGTGTAAAAGTTGCCCGCAAAAGTCATGTCAAAAAAGATGAAGACCTAGGAAGCTCTTTTAAAAAGACTTCGGAAGAATCTGTCAAGAAACAGCACTAA
- a CDS encoding IS630 family transposase has product MCQETALNAVGDFSSVNLYFQDESRFGLFTRNGKSVTAIRVKPICTFQQVFKSTWLSGAFSPITGDHFQLILPHCNTDNFQIFLNNFSKENPKELKIMVLDNGRFHKAKRLIVPENIVLVFLPPYSPELNPAEKMWAKYKREFSNKFYNSIEDVEDFIITAVKNTSKKEVMSICGYAYVFLDQIWSKN; this is encoded by the coding sequence ATCTGTCAAGAAACAGCACTAAATGCTGTAGGCGATTTTAGCTCTGTAAATTTATATTTTCAAGATGAGTCACGTTTTGGCTTATTTACTCGAAATGGAAAATCAGTTACTGCAATTAGGGTTAAACCAATTTGCACTTTCCAACAAGTTTTTAAATCAACATGGCTTTCTGGGGCTTTTTCGCCCATAACAGGGGATCATTTTCAATTAATACTTCCACATTGCAACACTGATAATTTTCAAATTTTTCTAAATAATTTTTCAAAAGAAAACCCCAAAGAACTCAAAATAATGGTATTGGATAATGGGCGATTCCATAAGGCTAAAAGATTGATCGTTCCAGAAAATATTGTTTTGGTTTTCCTGCCACCATATAGCCCGGAACTTAATCCAGCCGAAAAAATGTGGGCAAAATACAAAAGAGAATTTTCTAATAAATTTTATAATTCAATCGAAGATGTAGAAGATTTCATTATTACTGCAGTTAAAAACACAAGTAAAAAAGAGGTAATGAGTATCTGTGGTTATGCCTACGTCTTTTTAGATCAAATTTGGTCTAAAAATTAA
- a CDS encoding DNA methyltransferase, whose product MKQKRDRYEMHKYWGKKPSNDLKGLIEKYSREGDTVLDPFSGYGVFCSEAYILNRNVISNDLNPIANFINIQLLEKNIDLEKLKKQWKLIKSEFEPYNFEWYKWSYNEQSVELITILRDKEDNPIKCKFKILGSNKSQEIDITEIESKEYLKFEKNKEVVDWFPITKLIRNSRISAKEGMNVSDLFTKRTLACHARLLTLIEKHSSGKEKDLFKVAFTANLANCSKLLPPIKSRGAMAPGAWMTGFYIGETYLENNVLHYFENRFSKIIKGKEDYLNQFGDKGEFNFNAVNYSNNYQTLQNDAKNLSIENESIDYIFTDPPYGDAVPYFEQSVIWNSWLKFEPDYKNEIVISDSKERGKDCTKFEEEINLAFSEIRRVLKPNKYFSLTYHSLSGKEWKAITNACIKSGFELVDYKWLVQKSFTPRQINRLTSIKGDVLVTFQKVSTIETVVCKSDKEITQIFIEQIEKWLDNGGLDTNEIFLKTMNKVFSEKILIGDVDLLKILIENFKFSDNQQWILNDKLEFCTAG is encoded by the coding sequence TTGAAACAGAAAAGAGACAGATACGAAATGCATAAGTATTGGGGGAAAAAACCTTCAAATGATTTAAAAGGACTAATCGAAAAATATTCGAGAGAAGGTGATACTGTTCTTGACCCATTTTCTGGGTATGGTGTATTTTGTTCAGAAGCATATATTTTAAACAGAAATGTAATTTCAAATGACTTAAATCCAATTGCTAACTTTATTAACATTCAACTTTTAGAAAAGAATATTGATTTAGAAAAGCTAAAGAAGCAATGGAAATTAATTAAATCTGAATTTGAACCTTATAATTTTGAATGGTATAAATGGAGCTACAATGAACAATCTGTTGAGTTAATAACTATTTTAAGAGATAAAGAGGATAATCCCATAAAATGTAAGTTCAAAATATTAGGTTCTAATAAATCACAAGAAATAGATATTACAGAAATAGAATCAAAAGAATATTTGAAATTTGAAAAAAATAAAGAAGTAGTTGATTGGTTTCCAATAACAAAACTGATTCGAAACTCACGAATTTCTGCAAAAGAAGGAATGAATGTTTCTGACTTATTCACAAAAAGAACCCTTGCTTGTCATGCAAGACTATTAACTTTAATAGAAAAACATTCAAGCGGAAAAGAAAAGGATTTATTTAAAGTTGCTTTCACAGCAAATTTAGCAAATTGTTCAAAATTATTGCCTCCAATTAAAAGTAGAGGAGCAATGGCTCCTGGAGCGTGGATGACTGGATTTTATATTGGAGAAACATATTTAGAGAATAATGTACTTCACTATTTTGAAAATAGATTTTCAAAAATCATTAAAGGAAAAGAAGATTACTTAAATCAGTTTGGGGATAAAGGTGAGTTTAATTTTAATGCTGTAAATTATTCTAATAACTATCAAACTCTTCAAAATGATGCTAAAAATTTATCAATCGAAAATGAATCAATTGATTATATTTTTACTGACCCACCTTATGGAGATGCTGTACCCTATTTTGAACAAAGTGTAATTTGGAATTCTTGGCTTAAATTTGAGCCCGACTACAAAAACGAAATTGTCATTTCAGATAGTAAAGAAAGAGGAAAAGACTGTACTAAATTTGAAGAGGAAATCAATTTAGCTTTTTCTGAAATTCGGAGAGTGCTTAAACCAAATAAGTACTTTTCTCTTACTTATCATTCATTATCTGGAAAAGAATGGAAAGCTATTACAAATGCTTGTATTAAAAGTGGATTTGAATTAGTTGATTATAAATGGCTTGTTCAAAAATCTTTTACCCCAAGACAAATCAATCGATTGACAAGTATCAAAGGAGACGTATTGGTTACTTTTCAAAAAGTTTCAACCATTGAAACTGTTGTCTGTAAATCAGATAAAGAAATTACCCAAATATTTATCGAACAAATTGAGAAATGGTTAGATAATGGTGGCCTTGATACAAATGAAATTTTTCTGAAAACAATGAATAAAGTCTTTTCTGAAAAAATATTAATTGGAGACGTTGACCTACTTAAAATATTAATTGAAAATTTTAAATTTTCAGACAATCAACAATGGATATTAAATGACAAACTTGAATTTTGCACAGCTGGATAA
- the proC gene encoding pyrroline-5-carboxylate reductase: MKVHIIGGGNLGASVAIGIAKFTKNNQVTVTRRNLAPISHLKELGITVSTDNTSNIQEADVIILTIKPYQVDTVLAEILPAISNKVIASAVSGLSIENLQNKIGDNHSTVRIMPNIAAQFGASATCIAYHEKNKEKAQQTVALFQGLGTAPIIDEKLMDAATVLAASGTAFALRYIRASMQAGIEIGFDWQTALAISAQTVKGAAEMLLEEKGHPEQLIDRVTTPQGCTIAGLNEMELHGFSSSLIKGIKTSLKQIKG, translated from the coding sequence ATGAAAGTACACATCATAGGCGGCGGAAACCTTGGCGCTTCTGTCGCAATAGGAATAGCAAAATTCACTAAAAATAATCAGGTAACTGTAACAAGACGCAACTTGGCGCCTATTTCTCATTTAAAAGAATTAGGAATTACAGTTTCCACCGACAATACAAGCAACATTCAGGAAGCAGATGTTATTATCTTGACTATAAAACCATATCAGGTAGATACCGTTTTGGCCGAAATACTGCCAGCTATTTCAAACAAAGTAATCGCTTCGGCGGTAAGCGGACTTTCTATCGAGAATTTACAAAACAAAATAGGCGACAATCATAGCACTGTACGTATTATGCCAAATATTGCGGCACAATTTGGAGCATCGGCTACTTGTATTGCCTATCACGAAAAAAATAAAGAAAAGGCACAGCAAACCGTAGCTCTTTTTCAAGGATTGGGAACAGCACCCATTATTGACGAAAAACTGATGGATGCTGCAACCGTCCTTGCAGCAAGCGGAACTGCATTTGCTTTGCGATACATTCGTGCTTCTATGCAGGCGGGAATCGAAATTGGGTTTGACTGGCAGACCGCCTTGGCGATATCCGCACAAACTGTCAAAGGCGCTGCCGAAATGCTTCTCGAAGAAAAAGGACATCCGGAACAGTTAATCGACCGCGTAACTACACCGCAAGGCTGTACCATTGCAGGATTGAACGAAATGGAGCTTCACGGTTTTAGTTCTTCATTAATCAAAGGAATCAAGACTTCACTGAAACAAATTAAGGGGTAA